A genomic stretch from Aedes albopictus strain Foshan chromosome 2, AalbF5, whole genome shotgun sequence includes:
- the LOC109431650 gene encoding titin homolog isoform X5, with protein MRPPMGAGSHQSTKSANSMGFIMPLYTIGIVSFFIYTILKLIFKKTPATPYPEIKPDTTFRNEVFTAPDQPYIKRPDSGTTKLGQPIANGENGAPVSVGPVSNGSASASFNHSVQAEISVDYQQLAAKPESQPATTDSSVVEELVTKATATPVEQDKSEASGVTEATNDDECVQPEYDPATEKVVDGIVVQKIVQLNEEESTSEIIERVASQVVDEVLQEAESKINEAAEAAAVELVEMVVEQAEAAALAAEIENFEDKEPLETYIVEIAKPETEQASTSLDEPTENLEAIEQQILVTEENVICEEAVVSTQAIEEPFEIKEVTQAESIPASIADTVVHTIQPVLETVLEAERSSVEQSPQLGETSEPMIVDQSEQNEESCDKKLPENVIETETSIEESAIETEISKMPISDEKEMKEEIVVKVEDDITITNEPETIEEACANEETVSESVEVTEQLTPEKEVPLSDEIITEQSVEQFESIKPETKLGDDTIEIPVDDEATVEDVIQVLKEVTFAHEMVQAIPKEEQFTESSTDAATETVQDSVVDSPVSEAVQSEDTVFENEKASELAQSSSDSVVEPVVNDVTFEDEVPRTEQQEQVSSEDNQSPKIEVEAAIDSSNDAEEIVIKAMGAQMEESPVEPAEVSVVKGVTFEDEIVVDVSNTEHQEQASSEEKQLSGMEVEAATGSSLDAEEMAIKALAAQMEETIAEQAKEAEVRAVAEELVNEVLEQAEEVANERAALDSFELPSFDPATQKLVDGEVINRFVSDSEASNAAATTSPVVEEVFETISVDQVTAVSAEVQSPIPATSILSETDADKLVTDVADEHPSYEQEAQKIADEVVGDRVETEISAATVVPEDNTADEVDISADIIEQVSTDEQSAEVDNVIVEEPQKEVKEQIVAEAFTESLNPEATTADLNNTVQNENVCEQATEEIAHDTTPKEQTTDLIPQNEDETAAGETTEANEQLDDQAKENDVQPVLSEEAEVEVEQDVEQDVTEDDISKVSSAEISVPTLDVCESAQEIAVEKITSENIPSASEAPELSPESSESATNETSNASEETTSADSKVEQDDSTPVTTEPVTEEKEAVVEDFVSQVASIETKEEIAVPITDNEESTVVSQVIEESVESILKTTTETPLEEQSAAVVESHETVEDQTNQALEVVESIDTGVVAESTEHATGESESLQTDQEETNETFSETPGEARKEEAVLESSTFVQVESLSAEAEPKEQTAIETVEKVEDVNLAEASNSADEQKPKPVVEVLNDTEIVVAAEPESTLNIAQDGDKPQEIEIAQEQTVNVAETEKEALEESKSTDIAEVDVIEASVIVASETASVGEEKDAQIDEPVIHETIEPENAVTASEVEITAEVKKYVAVEAAASENVSTASEVEITVEAKKINAVEAAAPVEEPTVEQSGNQTEATDAPIDAKETVVTEAVPLIEQNNIELANEVEIAEEMSATVKDEAAVEQPEAISEEEKTAIEAKETFKIETNEAASVSEQNNVEPTSEVTVPEDVLTPVEDEPAVALPDVPSVTEITKAEVVDAVVSAPEQNSTEQIRDVTIIESGEESEKNATTSDVQSDDVAQQSVVEETVVVENKASLEQQQHSTKAVETPLADTTTAESVIDETSPKQFEKSIEVEAEEKILETEGNVDAQEEATSVEYNLEHSADDVVPEKMIITETVHCTTSTEPVIINGDEASLEVVSTSEPCEQSEESSSKQLEAGSSAQGPTIEEVHDEAVVASDEGSANEEFIVKVEVEKPDTSEMISEVVEACVSSPVSSSETTASALDIIVENQEEVEATNTNEEVTEAHVEQVGSTTDKLDQVAQEALVERTLTEATAVATEIESIVDHIISEKIMHAIPSDLCSQDVTQDKAPSEIVSEPEKLASSAAKVVESLVSEEVVSATSSATLTVPASSSCPTEANNSINQSITASDTNQPLESSLVQSPPTTLPYSSPAVDPKSSENVQEDDSIVRDAPISNLNFAVVEETQEAVQHSTSSTEHVTSSFSTASLDQHPEASSISSSSSRAAIIDQVPTSVSNVTNPKFLTLNLVNYSPSGSSGNNSNSSAFALTQSRNAAGTADVAAAAVASDSSEQLMELDLLRRKLDETEQAMAKIIANMGAIPKGQETEETDNTETDEKAPEQNGHVCKPVDSSDTVESEPEHAESEEHQELQHDQTDDKAQHQLEAEEDIPKIEQRHETGAVPKKREPSEDRSSLKVIPMEKKAAYEPGHHSSRPGTPAQFVTLDPTIIEADAAESKCILLDAAKVPQSSKVTIPESELAVETLDASQKSSEETPFDLNLVVVFESLSNLNQGRSLEVNVLLGSEPTTTVVQPSPAARVASPTREVVLSGMMKLSLVKLDENENKAAGDVVLKAKDVKKGDAFDGRFGPNEE; from the exons ATGCGCCCACCTATGGGAGCTGGATCGCATCAGTCTACAAAATCCGCCAACTCAATGGGTTTCATAATGCCACTCTATACCATCGGTATTGTTTCATTCTTCATCTACACAATACTGAAA CTCATATTCAAGAAAACGCCCGCAACGCCTTACCCGGAGATTAAACCAGACACCACCTTTAGAAATGAGGTCTTCACCGCACCAGACCAGCCATACATTAAGCGACCAGACAGTGGAACCACTAAGCTAG GACAACCGATCGCTAACGGAGAGAACGGTGCACCAGTTTCAGTGGGACCAGTGTCCAATGGCAGCGCCAGTGCTAGCTTCAACCATTCGGTACAGGCAGAAATCAGCGTTGATTATCAACAGCTGGCTGCCAAACCTGAATCGCAACCTGCAACGACAGACTCCAGCGTTGTGGAGGAGCTGGTGACCAAAGCCACCGCTACTCCAGTGGAGCAGGACAAGAGCGAAGCTAGCGGCGTAACCGAAGCGACAAACGACGATGAATGCGTACAACCCGAATACGATCCTGCTACCGAAAAGGTAGTTGACGGAATCGTAGTGCAGAAGATTGTACAACTGAACGAAGAGGAATCGACCAGTGAGATTATTGAGCGAGTAGCTAGTCAAGTGGTAGACGAAGTTCTACAGGAAGCAGAGAGCAAGATCAATGAAGCAGCCGAAGCTGCGGCAGTAGAATTAGTGGAAATGGTTGTGGAACAAGCGGAAGCTGCAGCACTCGCAGCAGAAATCGAAAATTTCGAGGACAAGGAACCGCTAGAAACTTATATTGTGGAGATCGCTAAACCAGAAACAGAACAGGCTTCGACTTCTCTCGATGAACCAACTGAAAATTTGGAAGCTATTGAACAACAGATTCTTGTCACTGAAGAGAATGTTATCTGTGAGGAAGCAGTTGTTAGTACGCAAGCAATTGAAGAACCATTCGAAATAAAAGAAGTTACACAAGCTGAAAGCATACCTGCCTCAATTGCTGATACTGTTGTGCACACAATCCAACCTGTGTTGGAAACTGTACTAGAGGCAGAACGCAGTTCTGTCGAACAATCTCCTCAGCTGGGAGAAACATCGGAACCTATGATTGTTGATCAGTCTGAACAAAACGAAGAAAGCTGTGATAAGAAACTACCAGAAAATGTGATAGAAACAGAAACGAGCATTGAAGAGTCTGCTATTGAAACCGAAATCTCTAAAATGCCAATTTCAGACGAGAAAGAAATGAAAGAAGAAATTGTGGTCAAAGTAGAAGATGATATTACCATTACCAACGAACCTGAAACTATCGAAGAAGCATGTGCAAACGAAGAAACCGTTTCCGAATCAGTTGAAGTCACGGAACAGCTCACGCCAGAAAAAGAAGTTCCGCTCAGTGACGAAATTATAACAGAACAATCTGTAGAACAGTTTGAATCAATAAAACCAGAAACGAAGCTAGGAGATGATACTATCGAAATCCCTGTGGATGATGAAGCAACCGTTGAAGATGTTATTCAGGTTCTGAAAGAAGTAACTTTTGCTCATGAAATGGTTCAAGCAATTCCCAAAGAAGAACAATTCACTGAAAGCTCAACTGATGCGGCAACTGAAACTGTACAAGATTCTGTAGTTGATTCACCCGTGTCAGAAGCAGTGCAAAGCGAAGACACAGTTTTTGAAAATGAGAAGGCGTCAGAATTAGCGCAATCTTCATCGGATTCAGTAGTTGAACCAGTCGTAAATGATGTTACATTTGAGGATGAAGTTCCCAGAACTGAACAACAAGAACAAGTCTCTTCTGAGGATAATCAATCACCAAAAATAGAAGTCGAAGCCGCTATTGATTCTTCAAATGATGCCGAGGAGATAGTAATCAAAGCCATGGGCGCCCAGATGGAGGAATCACCAGTTGAACCTGCTGAAGTCTCAGTCGTGAAAGGCGTTACATTTGAAGATGAAATAGTTGTGGATGTTTCCAATACTGAACATCAAGAACAAGCCTCTTCTGAGGAAAAGCAATTATCGGGAATGGAAGTCGAAGCAGCTACCGGTTCTTCACTTGATGCCGAGGAAATGGCAATCAAAGCCCTGGCCGCTCAGATGGAGGAAACTATCGCCGAACAAGCAAAGGAAGCTGAAGTCAGAGCAGTTGCGGAGGAACTTGTAAACGAAGTTTTAGAACAAGCGGAAGAAGTAGCCAACGAGCGGGCGGCTTTGGATTCGTTTGAGTTGCCAAGCTTTGACCCGGCAACACAGAAGCTAGTTGATGGTGAAGTTATCAATCGTTTTGTATCTGATAGTGAAGCAAGCAATGCGGCTGCGACAACTTCACCTGTagtagaagaagtttttgaaactATCTCTGTCGATCAAGTCACTGCGGTAAGCGCTGAAGTGCAAAGTCCAATTCCTGCAACATCGATTCTCTCGGAAACTGATGCTGATAAATTGGTCACTGATGTTGCCGACGAGCATCCGTCATATGAACAAGAAGCTCAAAAGATTGCCGATGAAGTTGTTGGAGATCGTGTTGAAACTGAAATTTCAGCTGCAACAGTGGTACCGGAGGATAACACTGCGGATGAGGTTGATATTTCTGCAGATATCATCGAACAAGTTTCCACAGATGAGCAGTCCGCTGAAGTTGACAATGTGATTGTTGAAGAGCCACAAAAGGAAGTGAAGGAGCAGATTGTCGCGGAAGCTTTTACCGAATCTCTCAATCCAGAGGCGACTACCGCTGATTTGAATAACACTGTTCAGAATGAAAATGTATGTGAGCAGGCAACTGAAGAAATTGCACACGATACAACTCCTAAAGAGCAGACTACTGATCTGATTCCTCAAAATGAGGACGAAACGGCTGCTGGTGAAACAACCGAAGCTAATGAGCAACTCGATGATCAGGCAAAGGAGAATGATGTGCAGCCCGTGCTATCTGAAGAAGCGGAGGTCGAGGTAGAACAGGATGTTGAGCAAGACGTCACTGAAGATGATATCAGTAAAGTTTCATCTGCCGAAATTTCAGTACCAACGCTCGATGTTTGTGAATCAGCGCAGGAGATTGCTGTTGAAAAGATTACTTCGGAAAATATCCCTTCAGCATCTGAGGCTCCTGAGCTATCGCCAGAATCGTCTGAGTCAGCTACCAATGAAACTTCAAATGCTTCTGAAGAAACTACCTCAGCAGACAGTAAAGTAGAACAAGACGACTCCACTCCAGTGACAACGGAACCTGTAACAGAAGAGAAGGAAGCTGTAGTTGAGGACTTTGTCTCACAAGTGGCTTCAATAGAAACAAAAGAAGAAATTGCTGTTCCTATAACTGATAATGAAGAATCCACAGTTGTGTCTCAAGTTATTGAAGAGTCTGTCGAAAGCATACTCAAAACAACTACGGAGACTCCACTGGAGGAACAATCCGCTGCTGTTGTTGAATCTCACGAGACTGTTGAAGATCAAACCAATCAGGCTTTGGAAGTTGTTGAATCAATTGATACTGGAGTCGTAGCTGAATCTACTGAACACGCCACCGGTGAAAGCGAATCTCTACAAACTGACCAGGAAGAAACaaatgaaactttttcagaaactccCGGTGAGGCGCGGAAAGAAGAAGCAGTTCTGGAATCTTCTACATTTGTACAAGTAGAGTCGTTGAGTGCTGAGGCAGAGCCAAAAGAACAGACAGCTATAGAAACAGTTGAAAAGGTTGAAGATGTTAACCTGGCGGAAGCTTCCAACAGTGCAGATGAGCAAAAGCCCAAACCTGTTGTAGAAGTTTTGAATGATACCGAGATTGTAGTTGCTGCTGAGCCGGAATCGACTCTTAACATTGCTCAAGATGGTGATAAACCTCAAGAAATCGAAATTGCTCAGGAGCAAACAGTCAATGTTGCCGAGACAGAAAAAGAAGCTTTAGAAGAGTCCAAGTCAACAGATATTGCAGAAGTGGACGTAATCGAGGCTTCAGTGATAGTTGCTTCTGAAACAGCTTCTGTAGGGGAAGAGAAAGATGCTCAGATTGATGAACCAGTTATACATGAAACCATAGAGCCTGAAAACGCTGTTACTGCTTCAGAAGTTGAAATTACTGCCGAAGTCAAGAAATACGTTGCTGTAGAAGCGGCAGCTTCTGAAAACGTTTCCACCGCTTCGGAAGTTGAAATAACTGTCGAAGCCAAGAAAATCAATGCTGTAGAAGCGGCAGCTCCTGTTGAAGAACCAACTGTTGAACAATCAGGAAATCAAACCGAAGCAACTGATGCTCCAATCGACGCTAAAGAAACTGTTGTGACTGAAGCTGTCCCACTAATCGAACAAAACAATATTGAGCTCGCAAACGAGGTGGAAATAGCAGAGGAAATGTCAGCTACTGTGAAAGACGAAGCGGCTGTGGAACAACCAGAAGCAATAAGCGAAGAAGAGAAAACCGCAATCGAAGCCAAGGAAACTTTCAAAATAGAAACCAACGAAGCTGCTTCAGTATCAGAACAAAACAATGTTGAACCGACTAGCGAAGTAACGGTACCTGAAGATGTGTTAACTCCCGTAGAAGATGAGCCAGCTGTCGCACTTCCAGACGTACCGAGTGTTACGGAGATTACCAAAGCAGAAGTGGTAGATGCTGTTGTTTCTGCGCCAGAACAAAACAGCACTGAGCAGATACGTGATGTTACTATTATTGAGAGTGGTGAGGAATCGGAAAAGAATGCAACTACTTCAGACGTTCAATCAGATGATGTCGCTCAGCAAAGTGTAGTGGAGGAAACAGTTGTTGTAGAAAATAAAGCTTCGCTCGAACAACAACAGCATTCCACTAAAGCAGTAGAAACTCCTTTAGCGGACACTACGACTGCTGAATCAGTTATCGACGAAACAAGCCCTAAACAGTTTGAAAAATCTATCGAGGTTGAAGCTGAAGAGAAGATTTTGGAGACTGAAGGCAATGTTGATGCGCAGGAGGAAGCAACTTCTGTTGAATATAATCTAGAGCACTCTGCAGATGACGTTGTTCCAGAGAAAATGATCATCACTGAGACAGTACATTGCACGACATCCACAGAGCCTGTCATCATAAACGGTGACGAAGCATCATTAGAAGTCGTTTCCACCAGTGAACCATGTGAACAATCAGAAGAATCATCAAGCAAGCAACTAGAGGCAGGATCTTCAGCACAAGGACCAACTATTGAAGAAGTCCACGATGAAGCAGTTGTAGCTTCAGATGAAGGTAGCGCAAATGAGGAATTCATAGTTAAGGTTGAAGTCGAAAAGCCAGACACTTCTGAAATGATTTCAGAAGTCGTTGAAGCATGTGTTTCTAGTCCAGTATCCTCTTCAGAAACGACCGCTTCTGCTTTGGACATAATTGTAGAGAATCAAGAAGAGGTAGAAGCTACTAATACTAATGAGGAAGTTACAGAAGCACACGTTGAACAGGTAGGAAGCACAACCGATAAACTAGACCAAGTGGCCCAAGAAGCACTAGTTGAACGCACACTGACTGAAGCTACGGCTGTTGCAACTGAAATCGAATCGATCGTTGATCACATTATTTCCGAAAAGATTATGCATGCCATTCCGTCTGACTTGTGTAGCCAAGATGTGACTCAAGACAAAGCCCCATCAGAAATTGTAAGTGAACCTGAAAAGTTAGCTTCCTCTGCCGCAAAGGTGGTCGAAAGTCTGGTATCTGAAGAAGTTGTGTCGGCGACGAGCAGCGCTACGTTAACGGTCCCTGCAAGTAGTTCCTGCCCAACCGAAGCTAACAATAGCATTAACCAATCGATCACGGCATCTGATACTAATCAACCTCTCGAATCTTCCCTGGTTCAATCACCTCCAACCACATTGCCATATTCATCTCCTGCTGTCGATCCAAAATCATCAGAAAATGTTCAGGAAGATGATTCGATTGTTAGGGACGCACCAATTAGCAATCTAAATTTTGCCGTAGTTGAGGAAACGCAAGAAGCTGTTCAGCACTCCACAAGCTCGACCGAGCACGTAACCTCATCATTCAGCACCGCCAGCTTGGATCAGCACCCCGAAGCAAGCAGcattagcagcagcagcagtagagcGGCCATCATTGACCAAGTACCGACCAGTGTCAGCAACGTTACTAATCCTAAATTTCTTACTCTGAATCTAGTTAACTATAGTCCTAGTGGTAGTAGTGGTAACAATAGCAATAGCTCGGCATTTGCTTTGACTCAATCGCGTAACGCTGCGGGCACTGCTGACGTCGCCGCTGCCGCCGTCGCCTCGGACAGTAGTGAGCAACTGATGGAACTCGATCTGTTGCGCAGGAAACTGGACGAAACGGAACAGGCCATGGCCAAGATAATCGCCAATATGGGAGCCATCCCGAAGGGCCAG GAAACAGAAGAAACCGACAATACCGAAACAGATGAGAAGGCTCCCGAACAGAATGGTCACGTGTGCAAACCTGTAGACAGTAGCGATACTGTAGAAAGCGAACCGGAACACGCCGAAAGCGAGGAGCATCAAGAATTGCAACACGATCAAACTGATGACAAAGCTCAACACCAGTTAGAAGCTGAA